In Burkholderiales bacterium, the genomic stretch GATGGGGCAAAATGCTCGCACATTCTGACCCACCTACCCGTTAATCAAAATTGCACTTCAAACTTGAATCCGCGGTTCAGGGTTTTGCTTTGGCCCGCTGGGAAAACTCCCTGAGTGCCTCGAATTTCGCCCTGGCCGCGCCGCTTTCGATGGCGCTGAGCGCCCGGGCCACGCCCTCGGCCAGGGTGGCCGCCACGCCGCCCACATACACCGCGGCGCCGGCATTGAGGCAGACGATGTCCCGCGCCGGGCCATCCACATTGTCGAAGACGGAAAGCAGCATCGCCACTGCCTCGTCGATGTTGTGCACCACGAGTTTTTCCGAGGGGCAGGGATCGAAACCGAAGGCCTGGGGGGTGAGGGTGTATTCGGTCACACAGCCGTCCTTGAGCTCGGCAACGAAGGTATCGCCCCCCAGGCTGATTTCATCGAGGCCATCGGCGGCGTGCACCACCATGACGTGGCGGCTGCCCAGGGCTTGCAGTACGCGGGCAAGTTTGGGCACGAGATCGCGGGCGAAGACGCCCATGACCTGGTTCTTCGCCCCCGCCGGGTTGGTGAGCGGCCCGAGCAGGTTGAAGAGGGTGCGCACCCCCAGCTCGCGGCGCACCGGTGCCGCATAACGCATGGCACTGTGATAGTTGGGCGCGAACATGAAGCCAACGCCGATCTCACGGATGGCCGCGGCCACGTCTTCCGGGGTGAGGTTGACATTCACCCCCAAGGCCTCCAGCACGTCGGCGCTGCCGCAGGTACTGGAAACGGAACGGCCGCCATGCTTGGCCACCTTCACCCCCGCCGCGGCAGCGACGATGGCGGAAGCAGTGGAGATGTTGAAGGTGTGGGCCCCGTCGCCGCCGGTGCCGCAGGTGTCCACCAGGTGCTCGTCGGGCGCCACCGGCACCCGTGTGGCAAGCTCCCGCATCACCTGCGCGGCGGCGGCGATTTCCGTCACCGTCTCGCCCTTGGCGCGCAGGGCGATGAGGATGCCCGCGATCTGCACCGGAGTGAGCTGCCCGGTCATGATCTGGTGCATGAGCTCGAGCATGTCCTCCTGGCCGAGGTCCCGCTTTTCGATCAGGGTGGTGAGTGCCTGCTTAAAAGTCATGGCGTCCTCCGCTGTTCCCCGTCTGCCCCCATGGGAGAGGGCTTGGGCGAGGGGGCTTTGAGGAAGTTGGCCAGCATCTCATGTCCATACTCGGTGAGGATGGATTCCGGGTGGAACTGCACGCCCTCCACGGGCAGCGTCCGGTGGCGCACGCCCATGATCTCGCCATCTTCGGTCCAGGCGGTGATTTCCAGACAATCCGGCAGGCTCTCGCGCTCGATGACCAGGGAATGGTAGCGGGTGGCGGTGAAGGGGCTGGGCAGTCCCGCGAACACCCCCACCCCCTTGTGATGGATGAGGGAGGTCTTGCCGTGCATGAGCGCTCTCGCATGCACGATGCGACCACCAAAGGCCTGGCCAATGGCCTGGTGCCCGAGACAGACGCCCAGGATGGGCACGCGGCCGGCGAAGGCCTGGATGAGGGGCACGGAAATGCCCGCCTCGTTGGGCGTGCAGGGCCCCGGCGAAATGACGATGTGGTCGGGAGCGAGCGCCTCGACCCCAGCAAGGTCGATTTCGTCATTGCGGCGCACCACCACCTCCTCACCCAGTTCGCCGAGGTATTGCACGAGGTTGTAGGTGAAGGAATCGTAGTTGTCGATCATCAGCACCATACCGAACCCCCCGCCCAGGCAAAGCGCCCGCTGGGCATCTCAAGCGTCATTGACGGCGCATCGTTCCTGTCGTTCCCGGCGCGATCGTCGCCATCCCGCTTCCTGCTTGCGCCTC encodes the following:
- the trpD gene encoding anthranilate phosphoribosyltransferase, which gives rise to MTFKQALTTLIEKRDLGQEDMLELMHQIMTGQLTPVQIAGILIALRAKGETVTEIAAAAQVMRELATRVPVAPDEHLVDTCGTGGDGAHTFNISTASAIVAAAAGVKVAKHGGRSVSSTCGSADVLEALGVNVNLTPEDVAAAIREIGVGFMFAPNYHSAMRYAAPVRRELGVRTLFNLLGPLTNPAGAKNQVMGVFARDLVPKLARVLQALGSRHVMVVHAADGLDEISLGGDTFVAELKDGCVTEYTLTPQAFGFDPCPSEKLVVHNIDEAVAMLLSVFDNVDGPARDIVCLNAGAAVYVGGVAATLAEGVARALSAIESGAARAKFEALREFSQRAKAKP
- the pabA gene encoding aminodeoxychorismate/anthranilate synthase component II; translated protein: MVLMIDNYDSFTYNLVQYLGELGEEVVVRRNDEIDLAGVEALAPDHIVISPGPCTPNEAGISVPLIQAFAGRVPILGVCLGHQAIGQAFGGRIVHARALMHGKTSLIHHKGVGVFAGLPSPFTATRYHSLVIERESLPDCLEITAWTEDGEIMGVRHRTLPVEGVQFHPESILTEYGHEMLANFLKAPSPKPSPMGADGEQRRTP